The following is a genomic window from Rutidosis leptorrhynchoides isolate AG116_Rl617_1_P2 chromosome 8, CSIRO_AGI_Rlap_v1, whole genome shotgun sequence.
gtactcatttctaattgtctagttattagctgtaagcgtatATCTATTGATTCAGTTAaactaattttgtgtatgcacttgagcaactggatgttcaacaacaatccttgtagacatataataatcattaaaagcttgagatgttaactcaccagcattatcaagtctcatccttttaatggtgtaatcagaataatgtgttcttaatttaataatttgtgcaagaaactttgcaaaagccatattacggcttgataacacacaaacatgagaccatgcgttagatgcgtctattagaaaaatggtccacataatggatgaattggtccatatatatacccttgaattctttcaagaaacattggtgattatttctcaatgtacttttcattaatcgccatatgtgcttttcattaatcaccatatgtgtttttcgttaatcactatatgtgcttttcattaatcactatatgtgcttttcattaatcaccatatgtgattttcattaatcaccttatgtgcttttcatcatatatcattttcaccatatgcgcttttaatcatatgtgatgcgcttttcgtcatatgcacttttcattatatgcgcttttaattatatgcgctgcgcttttcatcatatgcgctttttatcatatgcgctgcgcttttcatcatatgcgctttttatcatatgcgcttttaatcctatgcgctgcgcttttcatcatatgcgctttttatcatatgcgctttttatcatatgcgcttttcggtgctacatagatatttctcattttcgattatcattgactaataatcatatccattatgatatatatatcagagaaacttaacaaatttctctttgatttgggagaaaacaagacattgtttaccaaaaaatgcgtaccatttggtaatatgaaattttgccttttccgttccttatatcaagtttgcaagagctgatatagtatttataattccttcatttgatttaaatcaatgaaatatttcttagatttgatcatagtgtgtatgttactactatctgcaatacataggtctttaccatttaattgatgttgtatttcagcaggattcatactaaaacttcaaataagataagcaaataatgagttatatttcagcaagataatcaaattatattacctgcaaacaagttataatctgaagtacataaaagataacacttaataaaacatatgcgttatggtctaaaaccattcatttatgagtgatacataaaaaaaactaggcatcttagaaaattcaaaccattcaagtctcaaggtagctcagggttaatttaatcaagatttgtcaacagattcactctcgttttcttttctttttgggacttatttgtagagctaaacaagatgttcatgtattcaagaaatactagactgatgatccacgttaccagatcattaataagaatctccggaattcttataagagcgtctactaatatctttaattttattctttcatggatcaccgttattattattattattatttttttttttgataattaatatcgtatctatctttgagtattttccataatacacttggattttcgatcatataatatgtagattctaaggactcgtcaatatgtttgctaagaaaaatacttactattgctttctcttgttcggaataattgttattttcattcagggtttctaaaataccgtttgattcgagatgtttttctacattcataacccatgttaagtagttgttcccacttgttctaaatgagcaaatttaagccttttcaaattcgacattttctattatcaaaaagatgaataacataaatcataatcataatcaacttctattcatagacaaataataaaatgaaattagaatcattttaaattcataagtagcaaacaacagaataatggtatgattacaaataataaaaccacaagggcaggatagaatataggttcacccggtggtatattagcaacaatgatgatagttaatatgaccaatacaataggaaaaatcatccttgtgtgaatcatttttacaaaaactttttgagagtagtaatctgaaaaatgaagattgatttgtgaaaatgtgaaaacggagatgtttattttatatttgaaaaatatagttgttgtaacgtcgtcagttgacgttaacaaccgttatgtatatatgaccgttgtaacgtcgttagttgacgttaacgaataaagtcactatatcaaaacgcgtatgagtaatataaaggacaagattttttttttctttcttattttaacttttaagatttacttttaataaaaatacaaactactttttcttattttaactttttaagatttacttttaataaaaatacaaactactttttcttattttaacttttaagatttacttttaataaaaatacaaactacttttcttattttaacttttaagatttacttttaataaaaatacaaactacttttcttattttaacttttaagatttacttttaataaaaatacaaactactttttcttattttaacttttaagatttacttttaataaaaatacaaactactttttcttattttaacttttaagaataaacattagtatgcatgaaataaataatgattaattgcataagtaatcataaatgttagataacatataaagaccccatcgcattcgtattgatcggaattaatctcgacccatggtaccgtgttgtcaaatgacgtgttgcgtacataaagtaccgtgttgtcaaatgacgtgttgcgtacaatcatgaggtcttattaacataaatataaatgttagtgaagttaataagagttagattacagaaaatataattcaggcggtataaccgaccatatataacttaaataacataaatataaatgttagtgaagttaataaaagttagattacagaaatataattcaggcggtataaccgaccatatataacttaaataacataaatataaatgttagtgaagttaataaaagttagattacagaaatataattcagacggtataaccgaccatatataacttaaataacataaatataaatgttagtgaagttaataaaagttagataatttcttaccttgattagtgacgtgtgcttgcttagataaaccttgattatacggagtcgtgctgataacgtgttatatttcagtaggcttataactacctttagtggcctggttcaatatattcaaattgaaagaaccaacaaaagagagatgtgttgtagaagatataggagagaaagaggttgaagagaggtgtgatgtatttaatgtatatgtgtgtttttgtaacttacattatgcacatatatatagtacaaattttactatccatatttgactaattaccatccatatttaactactaaatttacaacaacaataataataataataataataataataataataataataataataataataataataataataataataataataataataataataataataataataataataataataataataataataataataataatatagtaataataataataataataataataataataataataataataataataataataataataccgttTTCACATTACCGTTTATAGCAGTGGGAACTGGGAACCGCCATGGTAATGGCGGATTGCGGTTGTTTGAACTGTGTTTATGCTGTATTTATACGTTTACACAAGGTAAGTCTTCCACATTTCCTGGCGCTATTACAAAACAACAAATTTAATTTCAAACATTGTTTAACCTTAATTAACATATTCTCAAATCACAAGATCCAAAATCATTCGATCTTCCCATTAGGTTTAACTCAATTTTAGATGCAATTGATCAGCATTATTAACTACATtccgtttatataaaaaaaaaattaaaatttaatttATAGCTTGTTATTCGTTATTTTTTGTACTCGTAGGTCCCCCACACATTCTATTTTCCATTTCAGTTCAAACACATCATGTTTTGAGGTTTCAATTTTGGTACTGATTTACCTACATACACACCTAGCATTACACATGCTACCATCTGTtaagtttttatattaatactttcAAATTTTGTAACAACTTTTGGGTTATTTATAAGTTGAAGTACTACCTAACTTTAATGCAAGTTGCAAGTGTTTTTAAGttgtaagttattattatattatattgcaTCCATTTCTGATACTAGATAGAAAAATTTGAAGTCATGTTTGTAGATGCTACAGCTTCAATTGTGAATTTATCACCATGTTTTGGTTTGAAATCTGGTTATACGCATAGGTTTTCTCGAGTTTCGTTTAAGTGTACTAGAACAGCAGCAGATTCATCTGTTGTCGAGTCTAACGATCCGGTTAAAGTAAATGGAGTTGAGTCTTTGAATAAAAGAGTTGAGTCTTTGAAAGATGCTGAAAGAATTGGTTCTTATAAGAGTAGATTGAAAGAGGAAAAATTGGAGCCTTTATGGGATGATGGGTATGGGACTCAGAGTGTGAAAGATTATCTTGATTTAGCGAAGGAGATAATTAAGCCTGATGGTGGACCGCCGAGGTGGTTTTGCCCTATTGTTGCGGATGGGAATGATGATCCTCTACCCGATTCACCAGTTCTTCTGTTTTTGCCAGGTAATTCAGTTATCTTTCTATTAGAGGTCCTTGATTAAGTCTGCAATGTAGTTTTATGATTTGCATACTTGCACTTACATGTATGCCGAAGACAAATTTAAGATATTGATCTGATCGTAATCCCACTTTTGATTAACTTACACTTGGTGATATTATGTAGGGATCGATGGTCTTGGTTTGGGCCTCATTTTGCACCAAAAGTCTCTTAGAAAGTGAGTCCAGTCTTTTTAATTTTCatatggtacatttatatatgtttgAAGATACATTTTATGTTTTTGATATTCTGATGCAGGGTTTTCGAAGTTCGATGTTTGCACATCCCTGTTTATGATAGAACACCATTTGAAGGTCACATACACTTGTTCATTTTAATATATCATGAAAGTCTTCCCTTTTTCACTGGATATAATATATTTGGTTGTGCTTTTTGTAGTTCTCATACTGTCTTTTAGACAGATGTTCAATGcagtcaaaaaaaataaaaaaataaaaaaaaataaaataaataaataaataaataaaaaaccatGCAAATTGAAACAATATAATTATAGTATTTACTTTGTATATGAAGATTTGGTGACATTTGTGGAGGAAACCGTGAGGCTTGAGCATGCTTTATTTTCAACTAGGCCGATTTATCTGGTTGGAGATTCTTTTGGAGGATGTTTAGCTCTTGCAGTTTCCGCGCGTAATCCGACTATCGATTTAGTAGTTATACTGTCAAATCCAGGTTAGATTCAGACGCCTGTAATTAATAACTACCTATTAATCTATATTAGTTATCCATTAGTGTAACTAACAACATATTTTAATTATGTTTCTCAGCAACTTCACTTAACAGAACACAGTTGCAGCCTATACTTCCCCTCTTGGAGTTCATTCCCGATTCAGTTACTGCGACAATCCCCTATCTTCTTAGCACCGTAATGGGTATATTATCTGTTTCTATGAATAGTGAATATACTTATAACAAGAAACATTGTACAAGAATAATGTCATCTGACATACTTTCAAATAGTTTTAGTTATCTTTATGACCATATTTAATGTTGTTATTACCATATGCATCATGACTAGCATCACCGTTAACTGTCATCTCTTGTTATCCTATCAGGTGATCCTATAAAGATGGCGCTGGTCGATGCTGAAAAATCGCTAGTTCCAAATTTTGAGAAATTATTGGACAATCTTAGATATTTGCTTCCTCGGCTTTCGGTATGAATCGCAAGATCCAGACGTCTGCATGTTCTCAAACAACATATTAGAAAACTAATATTTAATGATTTTTTGAATGAATATCAGGGACTGACTGATATTATTCCAAAAGAAACACTTGTTTGGAAGTTGAAGCTGCTTAAGTCTGCTGCTGCGTATACTAATTCTCATCTGCACGCAGTTAAAGCTGAAGTATTGTTGCTTGCAAGGTTAGTTTCATTTTTCTACTTATTTTTTCGTGTGTTCATTATACACTAATATATAGTTAAGTACTTTTATAAGTCGGACGGTACAAGTTCTTTCATTCTATATTTCTCTTTTCTCTTGATGTTAGTTTCTAATAATTAATTTGTTATTTGTGTGAACTTTAATAATGCACTGTTTAATATATAGAAGTATTAATGTTTTTTTAGTGGTAAGGATAACTTGCTTCCAAGTGGAGATGAAGCTGAAAGGCTTTCAAGAGAATTGGCGAACTGCAAAATATGCTACTTTAAAGACAACGGACACACTTTATTACTGGTACTTCATAACTTTTAAATCTTCTTGTCTTCACTATGTtttttccaaacttttttttttttttttttttcggtaaaGGGTTTTCACCCGGTAAATATATATCAACCAAATATtacaagagagtttagaagatTATGAGACATGCCTCATAATCATACAACCAGAAAAACCAAATCCAGAAGCTAATCAAAGCAACAACCACAAGCCAAAACAAGACTCGAAACAGAAACAAACTACACAACAAACACATTACGCAATCTTCCAGGAGCTCTTCATGTCCAGCACCGAAGGATTCGACTTCCATTTCAGCGACATAATCTTCAATCTAACAGTTGAAAAAATAAGCTGAAAAACCTGGTCAACCGAGCGAAATTGCTTCTTGAACATTCGATTATTCCTCTCTTGCCATACGAAATAAACGGTAGACGCAAAAAGAATTTTGGAGATAATAATTCTAGCTGATGTTCTAGAAGCCATCAGCCCAAGCAACCGAATCACATCCTTCCAAAGCGTAGCAGAATACCGAAATTGCCACAAGCCTTGCACCTTAAACAACACTTGTGAAGCAAAAGGACACGTAAAAAATAAGTGATCGTGAGAATCTGGAACAGTTTTACACAAGCTACAAAGGACCGGATCAATCTGATGCTGGACATCCCACGATCGAAGTTGGTCTTGCGTTTTCATCCTTTCCCGAACAAGAAGCCATACCATAAAAGCATGCCTAGGAACACAATGCTTGAACCAAACCATAGAATACCATTCTACCGGGGCTTTTCTGTCGCGAATTGTGTCCCAGACTATATGTACCGAAGGAGTATGCAAGATGCCCGACAGATCCTTCCATTTAATCACGTCGCTAACATTTGACAACATTGGAACAAAGAAATAATGGAGGATAGGAAATTGGTTAACCCACGAATTGTCGACAATTAAATCCGCCACCTTAGAAGTCGCATCTAGCCCCGCATGCAACACTTGACGTCTAGAAATAAAATTAGCAAAGGGACCTTGCTCATTCCACGAATCAAACCAAGCAGAAGTATCGCGCCCATcaccaataatactaatcatatgtcGGCGAATACAATTACGAATACTAAGAATCTTTCTCCATCCCCAACTCGCATTCGCCTTAAGCTGAACATCCCAAAAATTCCTTCCGTCAAGCCGATAAGAATGGATCCACTTCACCCATAAAGAACTTTTATGAGTTAAAAGTCTCCACACCTGCGAGGTCATAAGAGCAATATTCCAGTGCTTGAGACGTTTAATACCAAGACCGCCCTCGGCCTTAGGAAGACAAACATCCGCCCATTTAACTTTGGCTTTACCACTTTTCATATCCCCTTGACACCACAAAAAACCTCTCATCAAAGCTTCAATATCATTTATAATCGAGTCAGGAAGAATAAAAACAGCTAGCCAGTAAATTTGCATGGAAGATGAAACAGACATAATCAATTGCACTCTACCAGCAAACGAGAGAAATTTGTTTTTCTAATCTCCAATCATGCATTTCACTTTCTCAACTAAAACTTGACAGTCACGATGTAGAAGTCTAGAAGATATAAGCGGGACTCCCAAGTACCTAACAGGCAACTTCCCTTCATCAAACGGTAAAATAGCCAAAATCTTGTGTTTAGAAACAGTCGTCACATTAGCAAAAAATGCTGAACTTTTTGGCAAACTAGGCACTAAACCCGAGCATCCTTTAAACTCATCCAACCCCTGTCTAATAACTGAAACAGAATTTTCATCGGAAAATGACAACAAAAAAAGGTCATCAGCAAAGCAGAGATTAACAATCTCCTGTTTCTCACACTTTGGATGATATCGAAATGACCCTGAGTTCCGAATATTACGAGCAAGAATAAGAGTCAAAGTATC
Proteins encoded in this region:
- the LOC139862607 gene encoding phytyl ester synthase 1, chloroplastic-like, with the protein product MFVDATASIVNLSPCFGLKSGYTHRFSRVSFKCTRTAADSSVVESNDPVKVNGVESLNKRVESLKDAERIGSYKSRLKEEKLEPLWDDGYGTQSVKDYLDLAKEIIKPDGGPPRWFCPIVADGNDDPLPDSPVLLFLPGIDGLGLGLILHQKSLRKVFEVRCLHIPVYDRTPFEDLVTFVEETVRLEHALFSTRPIYLVGDSFGGCLALAVSARNPTIDLVVILSNPATSLNRTQLQPILPLLEFIPDSVTATIPYLLSTVMGDPIKMALVDAEKSLVPNFEKLLDNLRYLLPRLSGLTDIIPKETLVWKLKLLKSAAAYTNSHLHAVKAEVLLLASGKDNLLPSGDEAERLSRELANCKICYFKDNGHTLLLEDGINSLTVIKGKLKYRRSRKHDFVKDYLPPSMSEYKSGLEIIRWFQFATSPVMLSTLEDGKIVRGLSGVPNDGPVLLVGYHMLLGLEITPLVSEFLREKNVMVRGLTHPEVFAMNSQSGLQEFSYIDLMNVFGAVPVTPINLFKLFSSKSFALLYPGGAREALHQKGEEYKLHWPDQPEFVRMAAKFGATIVPFGVIGEDDVAELVLDYDDIMKIPFLNDYTRKRNEEAIRLRTDMEGEVANQNVYIPGLWPKVPGRFYYLFGKPIRTKGREKMLNDRENAKELYMQIKAEVEQSMAYLIKKREEDPYRRIVNRVVNQPISTPLHQVPTFEP